The Aedes albopictus strain Foshan chromosome 2, AalbF5, whole genome shotgun sequence region ctcttggaatttctgcgggaattcctcccaaaattattTCAGGCGTTTCACATATAATTCCTACaaattcctggaactccttcgggcatttctcctaaaatgccttcggggattccgcCTAAAATACTCGAATGTTTGCGagcatttctcttggagttccttctaggattcctcctggatatttttcgatggttcctccttgAAATCATTTGAGGATTCATTCTCGATTTCCTTTGGAacattttctctggaattccttcggggattcctcctagagttccttcgaagatttctgctTGAATTTCTTAGTgcattgttcctggaattccttcggggcagggttcctgatttccacttttcatcttctttcacattcgaagacagtcagcagcgaacggttgtcgcctTATCCAACTcaccactagacagaaatgtcttgccattttgctgccagaaagagaaaacgtaacagaaatgctcaacaccgctgctttccatgcaaacagcgagagaacatttctgtcatgacacatctgtccagcaaaatggcagtggagacgtggggttagtttgtgtgtttgcttgtcagcgacgacagcaaacgcTGGCGAACGGTGGGacgccacacttggaaattactcattcgtccacattcgcatcgcaagcgatcgatcaATGATgagattcgtgagtgatacgagtaatattgtgcatacgaatatttgatgattttaaaATAAGTTTGTTATTTTCTTTGcttatctagcatttcaacaacaatacactaaaaattgtTTGCATGTTTGCATGCAGTAAATTCTTTTCTAGATatgatcgctcaccagcattcttcaccattcgctaTTCATTCATTcgtttgcgatccaaactgcgacgaacggcaacgaatatctaTGTCAAGCAGTTTGCGTATCGCTTCCCACTGGCGTTGGttttgcgtgtttgatcacgacaatccgtttgttgcatctttctcgattcgcttcagcaaagatgagtgaatatgaatggagtgaggcgaatataccgatccttgcttcGGGGTatctttctggacttccttcgaggatttctgttaaaattcctttgaggattcctgttgatattccatcggagattccttttggaattccctcTTGGAATGTCTTTGGTGCATCCTCTACGAATTTGGCTAGAACTTTAATAAGACTTTTTAGGGTGACTGGTTATTATCGGCAGGGTTGTTTTCTTCGTTATGACGGGttttttatcggccaaattgcctgaaacttggtcgtatagctTAGCTTGGTTggaaaagatttgaggccaacgttgaattcaacaggtttcaaaaaaccttccatgacgaagagaacaaaactgcccagAATACAAAAGTTTCCCTATATCGATTAGGTATTCCAATATAAACATATtgtcaaatattttgaaattttaattacAGGATGATTATTTCTCcaattctatattttaaaactgCACCATTTGCACCTTCGTATGGAAATAACGAGAGTTCCACAGTACTCAAAGTTTTCTCCACTTAAGATCGTTTGGCATTATAGCCGATAGGCATAATGTTCATTTGACATAATTCTAAGTGAAAGTCAAATGAAGTTGGATAAGGCCAACTGGAGATGGGTAAAACAGTTCTTTTGAGGGAATCGTTCTCAATTGAacagttcaggccaaacatgtctaaaggtccaatctgcagaagagaggctctctttggtttccctctctttcgttaatatctcagctgtttatttgtattatgattgtctccttgcatcgaacgatggtcaaaacaatcgtcttttgatttgtactgcaaaaatagttgaaaagtgtcccattactttgcaataattgaaagagaaagtgaacaaagagagcctctcaaatgcagataggacctattgaaatgtttggcctgagttcTTTAGAAAGAGCTAGTTCTCGGGAACCGATCAACCGTTCAgtagttttttttgttgttttgtgaATATGCGTAGGTAATTTACTTAGGTAGTCAAACTATTACGGCCATACTAGTCAAGTCAAATTATTTTACGTGTTACGTTTTATAATTCCAACTTCGCCAAACTGTATAATATTTGTGTTCTTGTGTGCATTGATCCGTTATATCTCAATTGTCGTTCTCTGACCGGCTGCATGTCATGGAAACTGTTACAACAACATTgttaatgatgattaacctgggcttgttaggggaatatctgtaaataaaaagaaaaccgGGTTAAgcacggttcctttgaattccactaagaatttgcatcctttgacagatacgtatttcgacctcaactgtaaggtcgtcttcagtgtcttgtacttgactcgacttgagtcaagtcgagtcaagtacaagacactgaagacgaccttacagttgaggtcgaaatacgtatctgtcaaaggatgcaaattcttagtggaattcaaaggaaccgtacttaacccgattttctttttatttaacatTGTTAATTTAAAACATTTCCTTTCTCAGGAACCAAACTTCGTTCCTTGGAAAAGCTGATTAAACGGTTCTGAGGGACATTCAGTTTTATTGTTTTTGGGAGAATGTAGAACTACCGTTCTTTTCAAACGAACGACAGTTCAATTATTCATTCCTCAGAACTAGTTCTTTCGAACCGTTTGCGAATGGTTCACCAATCGCTATGGCCAACCGATGTAATTCACGGTCATTCTACTGTCGAAGGTCACATATTTTACTTTTATAAAGTTTTCTCGCGTGAAAAAGGATTTATTGTTGTAGCTCCGTACCAAAATGATGAATCCCGTGATATTTGATATAGTTTTACAtatacatgaaaatgatgaatgccattacacttattgttatgccaaatggtcgTTTTGCCAAACGACTATTATGCCAAACCCGATAGAATTAATGTAGTTAACTATTTTTCCAATCGGATGCCTTTAAATGTCATCATTTTCCCCGGGTAACGGGGGAAGGAGCTAAGAAGCCAAATGCGACTCAATTTGTTGAtcgatgtcattcaatttgttttatgcagtgcatataatcagaaggaaaagctgaaacacagacaaacagacgtctcactcgactcacttcccatcgtttcactttttaacggattattcaaatattccgtagttcgcaaatcgctcgctcatggtgctcgcatcgtttttgctcctggttgacgtttgctcactaccgccatctactcagtagatttgcgtaccacagcacaattagcattgggcgattatgttttcttgacgatgatttttatcgcattttcttccaagtgacacgtctgtttgtctgtggctgaaATATAATATTACgtgcagttgtcctttgactccaaatttacttttcttaGTCACTTCACTGTCCATCATTAACCTTTTGTTGAATCATGGTATAGTTATGCTGCATAACTATGGGGATATCttatccgatttccatacaatttttcttagtataggctccaagttagaaatgactgttgatgaaatattaatgttacaatcgataatactacgccattaataggggccatattctgatgatatcgtatcaatcaaaacaagttttcaatgacgagattcttctgaatttaaaataaatctcatttaaatttttacttattcgtGTAAATTAATACTCAatgaaatatcaaaatgaatactaaatttgttattaatttttagttattaccctatagatttgataactccctgagaactgctTATTATTTCAAGCCGTAAAATgtagataacaaaatgagatatcaatatcattttgttttcaattaggtattccagtacattattttgttatcagtttttgttatgttaacacttaagccatacaaaatgaaaactcactttgttatcaaaattcgtgatatctaaataactcaatatattttcaattagttctcattccctgctcgggatgGGAGCTCCCCTTTCCAGAGATGCAAGAACTTTCCCTGGCCCCAAAAACACCCGCATACAAATTTTCACGTCgctcggttcagtagtttccgtcCGAGTCTATAAGAGTCAGTCAGAcggacagaaattcatttatgcaattcagtatcataatttcaattttatataactcattttggtatcattatGGCCAACGTTTCCGCACCGATTCATtacgcaactgaaatgagttgcataatgaaaaatagttgcataattttcataatgcaactcattccaattgcattatgaacattatgcaacccaaatgggttgtatgcaacttgttacataaataactatttctgacgttcgatttgaataggtcgaatctacataggaaccACAGACaacttaggacctattcaaatcgaaagcTTGATTTTATATAtgcaaactagctgtcccggcaaacgtcgtactgcctctCTACTGTATCTTTGTCGTACAACTCCCTAGAGAAGTTCCCCGCAACATAATCTGTATGAGGGCCCCCTGAACCCCTTTGCAGTATTGTGAAATAATTTGAACATTACCTACTTAATGTTTCCCCGAAAATCTATTGATCGCCTAATGCTCCTTTGGAAAAAAGAGGGTTGAACTGATAAATACCGTACGTTAGATTTTAATTCTGTTATTGTTTTTCATTTACAGCAAGGATCGCGATGACTCCAAGGAAAGCCGTGAGGAAAAGGAACGTAAAGAACGCAAGCAACGTCGAGAGCGTTGCGCAAAATCATCCGAGGAACGCCGCGGACACCGTCATCGGTTCGGACATGGGTTCAACTTTTCTCATCTGATCAATCAGGTCATCGATCCGGCCAACATTCAGTCGGCCTTTATCTCGGCCGACGCTGCAGCAGCTGCTGCTGCGGCCGCCGCTGAATCCGCAGAGGAAGCAGTCCGAGCAAGCATGGCCAACTGCCCGTTGTTTGCTGCGGCATCTACAAGTCATTCGACTTCTGCATCAGCGTCTGCTTCGGCTTCCGCTTCAGCATCGGCGCCGACTCAGCCTGAAGCTAGCGCTTCAACCACCACTGAGAAACCCCAAGAAGCTGCTTCATCTTCGTCAATGAACGCAGAGCCACAAGCTCAACAACCCTCAACATCTGGCACCACTTCGCCAAACACTCCCAAACAGGCCCAAGATGTGATCGATCTTTCTTGGCTTGCTCCAACTCCGGAGAGCATTCAGAAAATCAATCAAACCTTCTCAAGAATTTTGGATCCACTCGGAATGAACATCGAAATCCGTTCGAATGGTTCTCCAAAACCGGCCCAAACTCAAACTCCTACTGAGGAGAAGAAGGACAAGACAACCGAAACGGCCAACACCCCCACCACCAGTACTCCCAGTCAGACGCCGCCAGGAGGTGCTGGAACTAGCAGCAAGGCCACCGAGATGGATCCCATCGTTGAGCTCGAAAAGAAACTGGAAGCCGTTCTGATGGATCAACCTAAGGCGAAAAAGACCTTGGATCAGACCGATACTACTCTGGAAAGTAGCTATGATGACGATTGTTCTTCGGTCAGCAGTGTCTCGTTGTTGAGTGACAATGATGATTCCATGGGAGCCGTAGCTAAAGCCGAAAAGAGATGGACCATGTTGGATATTCCCAACGACGGTTCACCTGATGCGACTCAGAAATCTGCGGAAGAACCTATGCAGGAAGCCATAGCGGTGAAAGCACCAGAGCCTGTCATTGCTTCCACATCATCTATCCCTGCTACACCCGCCGCAACAGCAGCTGGAAGTTACCCGGAAGCAGGTTCTGCTTCTTCCGCTAACAACGGCAGTACTTCCAAGCCAATCGACTACGAACAGCTGGGCAAAGCTTTGAAGCAACATCTGGAAGCTGAGCAACAGGCAGCTGCTGCAGCAACAAAGAACGCATCTCCCAGCCCGGCGCAGTCGCCTGCTGAGGTTCCGAAGAAAGCAGTGACACCCCCAGCGGCAGCGGTAGCAGCGATGTCGATTCCGGTTGTGCAACCCAGACCTGCAGCCAATGTTATATTCAGTCACAGTAAGTTCAAATTTAATTAAGTTACTATGTTTACGCAATTCCTAAAATGTAGACAATGTACACTGAATGGATAAATCATGATAATAATTTAGCGTCTACACTTCCCACAGGGCCTCACGTCAACCATGCCGTTCACACCATGATGGCCATGGGCTTCAGCAACGAGGGAGGTTGGCTCACGCAGCTGCTGGATTCGGTCAACGGAGACATCCCGAGGGCTCTGGATCTGCTGACGCCGCATAAGATCAATCCTTAAATTTCTACTATCTATTACTACCTATGTATTGGGCTATTCTGTAGTACTTTCGATATGCTAGTGATAACAATAACAAACTATTCAATGTTAGCAATACAACTAACAAACACAACAACACAAATTACATGCCACACACTGTTTTTGTGACGTTCGATAAGAATATTGTTGGCCGTAGTAGCTGCAACGTGGTGATAGCAAGTAGGATGTAAGAATTTTACTCACAAACACAGATTATTATTTTGAGTACCTCCCTCCCTGATTGAATGACTTATTGTTTTACAAAACTATTGAATTTGGCTTTACTCTGAAGGCTGTAGTATACATATAcgattgtttattttatcaaTCCTTTTACTACATTTATGATCAATATTACATATTATTATGTATTCAATATGCAAATGCaaaaaaagaacaaaataaataaaataaaaatcattattttggattatttcaatttttatatcACAGCCAACAGATCAATTAAATTTGTTCGCGACCAAGATCGCTCACCCTAGAATACAACCCTGAACACCAATACGACAGGGGTATTGAAAACATCTCATCTCAACTGTTCTTCGTAGTATGTGCGGCTTTCAACTAGACTGCTGTCATCATACTAGATGACTTGCACTAGTTTACAGTTTACAGTTGATCATacgctgagttcgaaaacgtgaagaaaAAAAAGAATACTGTTGAGCGGAAATTTTTCCAACTTCTCAAACAAGGTCGTTATGTTTGAATCACCCCTCACATGAATAGcgtgcactgaaataaattttgttgtagaaactaccgattccaaaGTAAAATTACTAAGGGTAAATTCCCCATACAAAAACTGTTACGTGTGGAAGGGAGGGGgtgtggtgtagcattgattataggtacgccgttttcaaaatttgttactgatttctcCATAGTGATGAGTCTTTTCAGGATGACACCACagtagatcaaattaatggtcgcagtggtactatgtccccaacaggaaagaaaaacattaccaaaaataatcttaatttaaccctctctttcccatggtagcacaggtaatccactactttgcactgttcatacaaatacaggataagttagatcattcccattttttcgtcagatgtttgtatatgtttaatgaactattatgccagatttggtcaaaaattctctgctcgtttttgttttagagttaaataaacagtgcaaagtagtggatcacctgtgctaccatgggaaagagagggttaacAGCTGACccttgtatttttaaccatatacAGCAGGggctctcaaactttttcagcctgCGACTCACTTTTTATTAGCATACTTAGAATATGGCGACCCATTAGCACGTATTTCCATAATATACGTCATTTTAGaaatgtttggatttttttttaaatttaattgttATTGTGAAAAATGTCTTTTCAAAGGTTGCGATTAGCTTGCGTTACGTACCACTTATTCTTAGACATTTCGACGTTTATTTTTAAATTTGCAGCTCTCTTTTTGGTTCAAATACACATTTATAAGTTTTAGTTAATTCTCTGTCTAGAAAATTAATGATAAGTTGGCAAGTTTcaaatacaaatttaaaatttCCGGCTCAATGTAATACTTCAGAAATCCTCGTATCGTATAATCTTGCACCATTTAATACTAAACTTGTTGTtccagaatcgatttcagaacggtAGCAGTAATttcaatattcaaaaaaaaatgcataaacaaGGTTCGTTATACGAAAGTTTGAATAGTAATTAAGAAAAAccttatttctagaaaaaaaaaatccgaggattTTCATTGGTTAATCTCGAAAAGCGAAACTGAATGCATTTtctcatacattgatttttgattttcatCAAATGACGGATCGATATTCTCTAAATCGGGTTTAATTCACATATAGAGGAAGGTTTAAGGATGGGTGGACGTGTTTTGGAATCACCTGTCATGTTTTACTTCGTCTCCGCGTACGATTTGACCAACGAAATGGCTAATGTGAAATAGATTTAACCATGAATTCCGCGAGTGATATTGAAGAAGATCTGTGCAGCTAATCTTTTAGTGGTACACGCAATCCGAACTCATACGTGTCTTCGGTGTGAAAAGAAAAACAAGGAAAGACTTCTTTTCCAGAAAAGAAAATCTGCCGTGAATCAGCATTAGAAATCCATTTGGCTGCCTTTGAACAATTGAACTAAAATCGGCTGGcagtgaaaatttcatttttttttcaatatttatcgATCATTTTGTGATAAATCTCTGATCTGAGCCAAACAGAAATATTCGAtcaggaaattttgaaaaaaaaacgcttgTGATTGTGAATAACATACCATACATAATGGCTTGTTTTGCCAGAGTTTATTGGCTGCGTGTGTATTCTCCGGATGTTTAAACATTTTCATAGTAAGTCCGTTCCGTTACCTGAACAAAATGACGCTGAAATTCGGTGAGATCTTACCAATTTAGCCTATAGATAGTTACTAAGTATCCCGTAGGATTATTGAACACTTGCCCAGACAACATATCTTACATCTTTGTTCATCTACAAATCTATGTAGGGGGATTTTGGGTATTTTCGGTGGTATTGTTTTCTTCGTTATAAGAGGGTTTCGTCggccaaattggtttcattttgtaGGGAAGGTTAACACCATGACGAAAACAGCAAAAGTGCTAAAATTGCATAGGTACTATTGATTGATCTAATTATTTTTGAGTTGTAGTATAGTGATGCACTGGGCTAATTACTGTAAATGGGTTAGAAGGGTATCTTCTTTTCTttccgtttcagagagcgagcaatggcgcttaagcctaggcactagGGTCAGGACACGGactaaatacctgtgtcccatcccaggaagcaccaaggaccaaggggtgacattaaccttcttagcatcgtcacccccatcaaTTTTCACAGTATTTTACTTTTCCatgaactgagcggttggtacgagatgtccccactcattgtttttattgttgaattaaaaacgctgcacagtaggcctggccgctttaatgattGTAATGCATCtacgatgtactgcaatcattaataatgacaagaaaaatgatggaattagtcgtttctatcattttccaggattctttcaatgattggctgtgtatgtgtagactagactagactagactagacatatAGAGGAAGGTTTAAGGATGGTCGAAAAACTTTTTAATtcttacagaaaccatttttaatcaAAATATCTTAAAAATGGTGGAAACATTTTCCACTCAGAAAGATAATCAGAATTTACCTCGATGATTCCTCTAAATGTGTATGGAAGCCAATTTTAAAAATGGTGCTCCgttattaaatgaaaaataaaaaactagaatatgaagaaatgcatccagtttcatgTAAAGTATATTTAATATAATATTGTCTAAACCtctgcgacccaccaaaaatcagctcgcgactcatagtttgagaaacgctgatatACTGTGTTGTAATaggcgtgtccaggaaaaattgcTGTTGAGGCGACTACggtgcccccactcgcataacagtcccatttgacttttcatcacttttgagttaacgttatgaatagtcttcaatttcgatgtacttccaaaaacca contains the following coding sequences:
- the LOC134284006 gene encoding protein ref(2)P-like (The sequence of the model RefSeq protein was modified relative to this genomic sequence to represent the inferred CDS: added 479 bases not found in genome assembly), whose translation is MDDLVIMKKRRIYVKGVNKLQPEQPAVQAPTASEVHQEAPMDHDSATSRNAESAEDLPLHSNVVCDVCDDTIRGHRYKCLQCFNYDLCMRCESRMRHKDHLMVRIPTPDVSRRSPFRLFEKLRSYASEVGAQSGFAAAADFREDDYENTKRSKRHHRRSSKDRDDSKESREEKERKERKQRRERCAKSSEERRGHRHRFGHGFNFSHLINQVIDPANIQSAFISADAAAAAAAAAAESAEEAVRASMANCPLFAAASTSHSTSASASASASASASAPTQPEASASTTTEKPQEAASSSSMNAEPQAQQPSTSGTTSPNTPKQAQDVIDLSWLAPTPESIQKINQTFSRILDPLGMNIEIRSNGSPKPAQTQTPTEEKKDKTTETANTPTTSTPSQTPPGGAGTSSKATEMDPIVELEKKLEAVLMDQPKAKKTLDQTDTTLESSYDDDCSSVSSVSLLSDNDDSMGAVAKAEKRWTMLDIPNDGSPDATQKSAEEPMQEAIAVKAPEPVIASTSSIPATPAATAAGSYPEAGSASSANNGSTSKPIDYEQLGKALKQHLEAEQQAAAAATKNASPSPAQSPAEVPKKAVTPPAAAVAAMSIPVVQPRPAANVIFSHRPHVNHAVHTMMAMGFSNEGGWLTQLLDSVNGDIPRALDLLTPHKINP